From a single Marinobacter sp. THAF197a genomic region:
- a CDS encoding 2OG-Fe(II) oxygenase, which yields MDSDSQSAVIVPLPEPRLEHGQGHFDQVVGEGSLAGTAGAHDVDRVDARWLDQLADGLSEHAWLELDLADRLPEGLVPALLNEVKILERTEAMSRAGIGRGADLVKDRSVRRDSIAWLEGFTEPQASLFRFLDQLMAGLNQRLFLGLKRYEAHYATYQAGDFYKCHLDSFRGRASRMISLVLYLNDDWGLEDGGELQVFSPREEDRAIGLVRPEAGRAVLFLSEEVPHEVLPARRTRHSIACWFRQDEVLLPL from the coding sequence ATGGATTCTGATAGCCAGAGCGCGGTTATTGTTCCACTGCCGGAGCCTCGGCTCGAACATGGCCAGGGACATTTCGATCAGGTAGTGGGCGAGGGCTCGCTGGCGGGCACTGCGGGCGCGCACGATGTTGATCGCGTTGACGCAAGGTGGCTGGATCAATTGGCGGATGGCTTGAGCGAGCACGCCTGGCTTGAGCTGGATCTTGCTGATCGCCTGCCGGAGGGCTTGGTGCCGGCCCTGCTCAATGAGGTGAAGATTCTCGAACGCACCGAAGCGATGAGCCGGGCTGGTATCGGGCGTGGAGCGGATCTGGTGAAGGATCGCAGCGTTCGGCGAGACAGTATTGCCTGGCTGGAAGGGTTCACCGAACCGCAGGCAAGTCTTTTCAGGTTTCTGGACCAGTTGATGGCTGGCCTCAATCAAAGGCTGTTTCTCGGGCTTAAACGGTATGAAGCGCATTATGCGACCTATCAGGCCGGCGACTTTTACAAGTGCCACCTCGACAGCTTTCGCGGGCGAGCCTCCCGGATGATCAGCCTAGTGCTTTACCTGAATGACGACTGGGGCCTGGAAGACGGCGGCGAATTGCAGGTGTTCAGCCCACGGGAAGAGGATAGGGCGATTGGCCTTGTGCGCCCGGAAGCTGGCCGTGCCGTACTCTTCCTGAGCGAGGAAGTGCCCCATGAGGTGCTGCCGGCAAGGCGAACCCGTCATAGCATTGCCTGCTGGTTTCGGCAGGATGAAGTGCTCTTGCCGCTCTAG
- the dnaX gene encoding DNA polymerase III subunit gamma/tau: MSYQVLARKWRPRTFEDMVGQEHVLQALVHALEHQRLHHAYLFTGTRGVGKTTIGRLLARCLNCETGITANPCGKCGSCQEILEGRFVDLIEIDAASRTGVDDMRELTDNVQYAPSRGRYKVYLIDEVHMLTNQSFNAFLKTLEEPPEHVKFLLATTDPQKLPVTVLSRCLQFNLKRMTPEHIVGHLKHVLTEEQIPFEEPALWLLARAADGSMRDALSLTDQAIAFGNQNLAASDVSNMLGTIDQRDIERIVATLVERDGPGLLAEISRISDFAPDYAVILADLLSLFHRVTMEQVVPGSADNALGDAAQVQSLAKQLSAEDAQLFYQAALMGRKDLSITPDARMGFEMTLLRMLAFRPGADRREPPTIASGGNEGQARAEPEPDPAPAQSQKPAPVTEQAPMPAQNPEPVQEPRPIPESAQAHRPAEADSAEPEPAPPMMDAPPWDPDPSDPALSAEAEEPETLVSNIALEPTEPPVFEEAQPQGPVEPEVEPVVEAQEPVTADGFVWERDFRQLDINGMPGNLASYSAMAMDGQTVVLTLDEGHARLLNARHEEKILAALRSRFGDATSLRIEQGEPGLHTPAAWEERQRAARQKAAEQAIRQDPVVKSIVERFEGRVVEESIRPIETGRR; this comes from the coding sequence ATGAGCTATCAGGTTTTAGCCCGAAAATGGCGCCCCCGAACCTTTGAGGACATGGTGGGGCAGGAGCATGTGCTTCAGGCACTGGTGCATGCGCTTGAGCACCAGAGGCTGCATCACGCCTACCTGTTTACCGGCACCCGGGGCGTGGGTAAAACCACCATCGGTCGATTGCTGGCCCGTTGCCTTAATTGCGAAACAGGCATTACCGCCAATCCGTGTGGCAAGTGTGGCAGTTGCCAGGAAATCCTGGAAGGGCGGTTTGTTGACCTGATCGAGATCGATGCGGCCTCCCGCACCGGTGTTGACGATATGCGTGAACTGACAGACAACGTTCAGTACGCTCCCAGTCGCGGCCGCTACAAGGTATACCTCATCGATGAGGTACACATGCTTACCAACCAGTCCTTCAATGCCTTCCTGAAGACCCTGGAAGAGCCGCCCGAGCACGTAAAATTCCTTCTGGCTACGACCGATCCCCAGAAACTGCCGGTGACGGTGCTATCCCGTTGTTTGCAGTTCAACCTGAAGCGGATGACACCGGAACACATCGTAGGCCACCTCAAGCACGTACTGACCGAAGAGCAGATTCCCTTTGAAGAACCAGCGCTCTGGCTGCTTGCTCGGGCGGCTGACGGCAGTATGCGTGATGCCTTGAGTCTGACCGACCAGGCGATTGCCTTTGGCAACCAGAACCTGGCCGCCAGTGATGTCAGCAATATGCTGGGCACCATTGATCAGCGCGACATTGAGCGCATAGTTGCAACGCTGGTTGAGCGGGATGGCCCCGGTTTGCTGGCGGAGATCAGCCGCATTTCAGATTTTGCGCCGGATTACGCGGTCATTCTTGCGGATCTGCTATCACTCTTTCACCGGGTCACCATGGAACAGGTGGTGCCGGGCAGCGCCGACAATGCCCTGGGGGATGCCGCCCAGGTTCAGTCACTGGCAAAACAGTTGAGCGCGGAAGACGCCCAGCTGTTCTATCAGGCGGCATTGATGGGCCGGAAAGATCTGTCGATCACACCCGATGCCCGTATGGGGTTTGAAATGACCCTGCTCCGGATGTTGGCTTTCCGGCCGGGGGCTGATCGCCGTGAGCCGCCAACCATTGCCTCTGGTGGCAATGAGGGCCAGGCGCGCGCCGAACCGGAACCAGACCCTGCGCCAGCTCAAAGCCAAAAGCCTGCACCGGTAACTGAGCAGGCGCCAATGCCCGCGCAGAATCCTGAGCCGGTGCAAGAGCCGCGGCCGATTCCAGAATCGGCGCAGGCACACCGTCCAGCCGAGGCTGACTCGGCAGAACCGGAACCCGCGCCGCCCATGATGGATGCTCCACCCTGGGATCCAGACCCCAGCGACCCGGCTCTGAGCGCGGAGGCTGAAGAACCAGAGACTTTGGTGAGTAATATTGCACTTGAGCCCACCGAACCGCCGGTATTTGAGGAAGCCCAACCTCAAGGCCCGGTGGAACCGGAAGTTGAGCCGGTTGTCGAAGCTCAAGAGCCAGTAACCGCTGACGGATTTGTATGGGAACGGGATTTTCGCCAATTGGACATTAATGGCATGCCCGGGAACCTCGCCAGTTACAGTGCCATGGCGATGGACGGGCAAACCGTGGTGTTAACCCTGGATGAAGGTCACGCCCGGCTGCTGAATGCGCGCCATGAAGAAAAAATACTGGCGGCCTTGAGATCGCGCTTCGGTGATGCCACTTCACTGAGAATAGAGCAGGGTGAGCCAGGGCTTCATACCCCGGCCGCCTGGGAAGAACGCCAGCGGGCGGCCAGGCAGAAGGCGGCCGAACAGGCCATCCGTCAGGACCCGGTGGTAAAAAGTATCGTTGAAAGATTTGAAGGGCGGGTCGTTGAAGAAAGTATCCGCCCCATAGAGACAGGCAGGAGATAA
- a CDS encoding YbaB/EbfC family nucleoid-associated protein — translation MMNNMGDLMKKAQQMQEQMQKAQEEIAKAEVTGESGAGLVKVTMNGRHDVRKVDIDPSLLSEDKEILEDLLAAAVNDAVRRVEANQKEKMSGMMSGMGVPPGFKMPF, via the coding sequence ATGATGAATAACATGGGCGACCTGATGAAAAAGGCGCAGCAGATGCAGGAGCAGATGCAGAAGGCCCAGGAAGAGATTGCAAAGGCGGAAGTTACAGGCGAGTCCGGTGCCGGCCTGGTCAAAGTGACCATGAACGGTCGCCACGACGTTCGCAAGGTAGACATTGATCCGTCGCTGCTGTCTGAAGACAAAGAGATTCTTGAAGATCTGTTGGCAGCGGCCGTTAACGATGCCGTTCGCCGTGTTGAGGCAAATCAGAAAGAAAAGATGTCTGGCATGATGTCCGGAATGGGTGTGCCCCCCGGATTCAAGATGCCGTTCTGA
- the recR gene encoding recombination mediator RecR — protein sequence MAFSPLVDELVESLRCLPGVGQKTAQRMAFHLLERGRSGGTRLAGALSQAMDGVRRCNSCQNFSDTEICHICEKPERRTGTLCVVESPSDLLAIEQAGDYRGSYFVLMGHLSPIDGVGPEEIGIERLLQRVREEGVTELILATNPTVEGEATAHYIADRLDGQNILITRLAHGIPVGGELGYVDGFTLTHAFRGRKPLSE from the coding sequence ATGGCATTCAGCCCCCTGGTTGATGAATTGGTTGAATCTCTCCGGTGCTTGCCCGGAGTTGGTCAGAAAACAGCACAGCGCATGGCATTTCATCTGCTGGAGCGGGGCCGCTCCGGCGGCACCCGGCTAGCCGGTGCCCTGAGCCAGGCCATGGACGGTGTGCGTCGTTGTAACAGCTGTCAGAATTTCTCCGACACCGAAATCTGCCATATCTGCGAGAAGCCTGAAAGGCGCACCGGCACCCTTTGCGTTGTGGAAAGTCCTTCTGACTTGCTTGCCATCGAACAGGCCGGCGATTATCGGGGCAGTTATTTCGTGCTGATGGGGCACTTGTCGCCGATTGATGGCGTGGGCCCGGAAGAAATCGGTATTGAACGGTTGCTACAGCGGGTGCGCGAAGAAGGCGTGACCGAACTGATCCTGGCGACCAATCCCACCGTCGAAGGCGAGGCAACTGCCCACTACATCGCCGACCGCCTGGATGGCCAGAATATCCTGATCACCCGTCTGGCCCATGGCATCCCGGTGGGTGGCGAGCTGGGCTATGTAGACGGCTTTACACTTACCCATGCATTCCGGGGCCGCAAGCCCCTGTCTGAATAA
- a CDS encoding ribonuclease D: MTLSAPAVTVPPAPDTVRWIREPDTLDNWLDALEPGVPVVLDTEFERVSTFYPIPGLVQLGGGGEFWLIDPDVAEASERFRAMLADSQRPKLLYAMSEDLELFRHWLDVMPKGVLDLQIGAALAGAGFSVGYARLVETLFGETLDKSVTRSDWVARPLSPEQERYALDDIRFLQPVYEWVCHGLRQRGLQQAMADESQRFADEAASLEDAGQHYLKLRGGWTLNREQQAVLQALVVWREQECRRLDRPRNRVLNDGLLIAIAERCPGSLRALNDVQGVPGGIVKRYGEHLLELVRGAREADHTDLKPIPRPLTRDQQALFKKVKRCFRKVADDTDIPIELLAPRKRLEGVIEDGTMAGNPFFEGWRRDILAPVVPEIEELLAQ; the protein is encoded by the coding sequence ATGACTCTTTCTGCACCGGCCGTTACCGTTCCCCCGGCCCCTGACACTGTTCGCTGGATTCGCGAGCCAGATACCCTGGACAATTGGCTGGACGCCCTCGAGCCCGGGGTACCGGTGGTGCTGGACACAGAATTTGAGCGGGTGTCTACTTTCTATCCCATTCCCGGTCTGGTGCAGTTGGGCGGCGGCGGTGAGTTCTGGCTGATTGATCCGGATGTAGCCGAGGCCTCCGAACGGTTTCGGGCGATGCTGGCGGATAGTCAGCGACCAAAGCTGCTATACGCCATGAGCGAAGACCTTGAGCTGTTCCGGCACTGGCTGGATGTGATGCCTAAAGGTGTGTTGGACCTCCAGATTGGCGCGGCACTGGCCGGTGCCGGGTTTTCCGTGGGTTATGCCCGCCTGGTGGAAACCCTGTTCGGCGAAACCCTGGATAAATCTGTTACCCGGTCCGACTGGGTAGCCAGGCCATTGAGCCCGGAACAAGAGCGCTATGCTCTGGATGATATTCGTTTTTTGCAACCGGTGTATGAGTGGGTCTGCCACGGCTTGCGCCAGCGCGGGCTGCAGCAGGCCATGGCCGACGAGTCACAGCGCTTTGCGGATGAAGCGGCCAGCCTGGAGGACGCCGGACAACACTACCTGAAACTTCGCGGTGGCTGGACACTGAATCGGGAACAGCAGGCGGTTCTGCAAGCCCTGGTGGTGTGGCGGGAACAGGAGTGCCGGCGGTTGGATCGCCCCCGAAACCGGGTGTTGAATGATGGCTTGCTGATAGCCATTGCCGAGCGCTGCCCTGGCTCGCTCAGAGCCCTGAATGATGTGCAGGGCGTTCCGGGCGGCATTGTAAAGCGTTATGGTGAACACCTGCTGGAACTGGTTCGGGGTGCCAGAGAAGCCGACCACACCGATCTGAAGCCCATACCCAGGCCGCTGACCCGAGATCAGCAGGCGCTGTTCAAGAAAGTTAAGCGTTGCTTCAGAAAAGTGGCAGACGATACTGATATACCAATTGAATTGCTGGCGCCAAGAAAACGCCTTGAAGGCGTTATTGAAGATGGCACCATGGCAGGTAATCCGTTTTTTGAAGGCTGGCGCAGAGACATACTGGCGCCGGTCGTCCCGGAAATTGAGGAGCTTCTCGCACAATGA
- a CDS encoding YcgL domain-containing protein — MKDREFVSVFRSSKKSDTYIYVRRGQNWGDLPEALRSIFGQPVHAMDLLLSPDKKLARTTGKEVLEALAEKDFFLQMPEEQETYIVDFRSKIERRGQ; from the coding sequence ATGAAAGACCGTGAATTTGTATCGGTGTTTCGCAGCAGTAAAAAAAGCGATACCTACATCTATGTTCGCCGCGGCCAGAACTGGGGCGATCTCCCCGAGGCTTTGCGTTCGATCTTCGGGCAGCCGGTTCACGCCATGGATCTGCTGTTGAGCCCGGACAAAAAGCTCGCCAGGACCACCGGCAAAGAAGTGCTGGAGGCATTGGCCGAGAAGGATTTCTTTCTGCAAATGCCGGAAGAGCAGGAAACCTATATTGTTGATTTTCGAAGTAAAATCGAGCGGCGTGGACAATGA
- a CDS encoding YcgN family cysteine cluster protein: MIAEIPFWQRKRLNEMTRPEWESLCDGCGLCCLQKLEDEDTGEVYHTDLVCGYMDTQTCRCTVYSDRLKKVPGCTVLTPETVSGYHWLPYTCAYRTLAEGRPLADWHPLRSGDPDSVHRAGVSVQGKVVSEDSVPEEDWEDHIIHWVL, encoded by the coding sequence ATGATCGCAGAGATTCCCTTCTGGCAGCGTAAGCGCCTCAACGAAATGACCAGGCCGGAGTGGGAATCTCTGTGTGATGGCTGCGGGCTTTGTTGCCTGCAGAAGCTTGAAGACGAAGACACCGGCGAGGTGTACCACACCGACCTGGTCTGCGGTTACATGGATACGCAAACCTGCCGTTGTACCGTGTATTCTGACCGGCTGAAGAAAGTTCCAGGTTGTACGGTTCTGACACCGGAAACGGTATCAGGCTACCACTGGTTACCGTATACCTGTGCTTATCGAACGTTGGCGGAAGGCCGGCCCCTTGCGGACTGGCACCCCTTGCGATCCGGTGATCCGGATTCCGTGCATCGTGCCGGGGTATCCGTTCAGGGCAAAGTCGTCTCTGAGGACAGCGTGCCGGAAGAGGATTGGGAAGACCACATTATTCACTGGGTTCTGTAA
- a CDS encoding VWA domain-containing protein, with protein MKRVQVILMLVLASFVPAQSSAQGSGLTLPEQADVRIIVDISGSMKETDPENLRRPAVRLLARMLPAGAEAGVWTFGQYVNMLVPHATVDDAWRNRVIERSEQINSVALYTNLGLAMEKASDDWLSDGTLENTHLILLSDGKVDIPGGEAASREEERRILETLLPSLKAKGATIHTVGLSELADITFLQRLARETGGSFQLAKTAEALNLAFADALNTAVPQEQIPIEGDGFAVDAGVREFTALIFTGGSDSEARSLALSEPDGEPFTANNLPDNVRWAVEPGYDLITVTEPAAGRWRIVGDLGQGSRVTVVSDLRMAVSEVPPEFSEETPFNLEVVFFEESEQIRNSDFLGVMQVSLSITANDGRRGTKVLSGDQPPEDGVYRDTVTRLPAPGRYQIDVVADGGTFSRKFSAMTAFTLPGEEPELAVVSEPLVPDLSEQVEPEAPAEPEPVEAPVPVEDPEPMPVPESEPEQAEAPSEPQPEPVHVPEKGTLWGIPVWAFGAGAALLVAIIGLGLFAWRQKKSIAEAEQAAAAERETLEDLPEEEPEIPVVAAAVPDSEPDETPESEEVPELTESLESDEILETEDDQIPVADDAVNEEPEDDETLAETDPEPEPEPEPEPEPEPEPEPEPEPEPEPEPEPEPEPEEDDDDEFGLEDFDLSEFDDLPELDESEADDEATDKSEADDTDKDDEDQKK; from the coding sequence ATGAAGCGAGTTCAGGTAATCCTAATGCTGGTGTTGGCCAGTTTTGTGCCAGCGCAGTCCAGTGCCCAGGGTTCAGGTCTGACATTACCCGAGCAGGCCGACGTGCGCATCATTGTTGATATCTCCGGCTCTATGAAAGAAACCGACCCGGAGAACCTTCGCCGGCCGGCGGTGCGTTTGTTGGCCCGGATGCTGCCAGCGGGTGCTGAAGCCGGTGTCTGGACCTTCGGCCAGTATGTCAACATGCTGGTACCCCACGCCACTGTTGATGATGCCTGGCGTAACAGGGTTATTGAGCGTTCCGAGCAGATCAATTCCGTCGCCCTCTATACCAATCTCGGGCTGGCCATGGAAAAGGCCAGCGACGACTGGTTGTCTGACGGAACCCTGGAAAACACCCACCTGATTCTACTGAGTGACGGCAAGGTCGATATTCCGGGCGGAGAGGCTGCCAGCCGTGAAGAGGAGCGGCGCATCCTTGAAACCCTGCTGCCTTCCCTGAAAGCCAAAGGCGCCACTATCCATACCGTTGGCCTGTCGGAATTGGCAGACATCACCTTCCTGCAGCGCCTGGCCCGGGAAACCGGCGGCAGCTTTCAACTGGCCAAAACCGCTGAAGCACTCAATCTGGCGTTTGCGGATGCCCTGAACACGGCCGTACCGCAGGAGCAGATTCCCATTGAGGGCGATGGCTTCGCCGTAGATGCTGGCGTCCGGGAATTTACCGCTTTGATCTTCACGGGCGGCTCCGACTCCGAAGCGCGAAGCCTGGCCCTCTCTGAGCCGGATGGTGAGCCGTTCACGGCCAATAATCTGCCAGACAACGTGCGGTGGGCGGTAGAGCCGGGTTACGACCTGATTACCGTAACTGAACCAGCCGCCGGGCGATGGCGTATTGTTGGAGACCTCGGGCAGGGTAGCCGGGTGACGGTTGTCAGTGACTTGCGCATGGCCGTGAGTGAGGTGCCGCCAGAATTTTCGGAAGAAACGCCGTTCAATCTGGAGGTCGTGTTTTTCGAGGAATCCGAGCAGATCAGGAATTCGGATTTTCTGGGCGTGATGCAGGTAAGCCTGTCGATCACCGCCAATGATGGCCGGCGGGGCACCAAGGTGCTGTCTGGTGATCAGCCACCGGAAGACGGCGTTTATCGGGACACGGTGACGCGTCTGCCTGCTCCCGGGCGGTACCAGATTGATGTGGTGGCTGACGGCGGTACGTTCTCCCGGAAATTCAGTGCAATGACCGCTTTCACTTTGCCGGGCGAGGAGCCTGAGCTGGCGGTGGTGTCTGAGCCTCTGGTGCCTGACCTCAGTGAACAGGTTGAACCCGAGGCGCCGGCTGAGCCAGAACCGGTCGAGGCGCCGGTGCCTGTCGAGGACCCGGAACCAATGCCTGTGCCAGAATCTGAGCCTGAACAGGCAGAAGCTCCCTCGGAGCCACAACCTGAACCGGTTCACGTACCGGAGAAAGGCACGTTGTGGGGAATACCGGTTTGGGCATTTGGGGCGGGTGCCGCCTTGCTGGTGGCCATTATCGGGCTGGGGCTTTTCGCCTGGCGCCAGAAGAAGTCCATTGCGGAGGCTGAGCAGGCCGCCGCAGCGGAGAGAGAGACCCTGGAGGATCTGCCGGAGGAAGAGCCGGAGATCCCTGTGGTGGCAGCGGCTGTGCCAGACAGCGAACCGGATGAAACGCCGGAGTCCGAGGAAGTCCCGGAACTGACCGAATCGCTTGAAAGCGATGAGATTCTGGAAACGGAAGATGACCAGATTCCCGTTGCCGATGATGCGGTTAACGAAGAGCCGGAAGACGATGAGACTTTGGCCGAAACTGATCCAGAGCCAGAGCCAGAGCCAGAGCCAGAGCCAGAGCCAGAGCCAGAGCCAGAGCCAGAGCCAGAGCCAGAGCCAGAGCCAGAGCCAGAGCCAGAGCCAGAGCCAGAGGAAGACGACGATGATGAGTTCGGTCTTGAAGACTTCGACTTGTCGGAGTTTGATGATCTGCCGGAGCTGGACGAATCAGAAGCGGACGACGAGGCTACGGACAAGTCCGAAGCCGACGACACCGATAAAGACGACGAAGATCAGAAAAAGTAA
- a CDS encoding AAA family ATPase, with the protein MKFTGTDKYVATDDLQMAVNAAIALQRPLLIKGEPGTGKTLLAEEMAAALGMRLIPWHIKSTTKAQQGLYEYDAVSRLRDSQLGDEKVKDIRNYIVKGKLWEAFEADEQVVLLIDEIDKADIEFPNDLLLELDRMEFFVYETQEFVKAKKRPIVVITSNNEKELPDAFLRRCFFHYISFPDHDTMKDIVDVHFPGLQQQVVRDALEVFFDVRKVPGLKKKPSTSELIDWLKLLMADELSAKALQEKDSSSALPPLYGALVKNEQDVHLLQKLAFMARRRN; encoded by the coding sequence ATGAAGTTTACCGGTACCGATAAATACGTAGCCACCGATGACCTGCAGATGGCTGTAAACGCAGCAATCGCGCTCCAGCGCCCGTTGCTGATCAAAGGCGAGCCCGGCACCGGAAAAACCCTGCTGGCGGAAGAAATGGCCGCGGCGCTGGGTATGCGCCTGATTCCCTGGCACATCAAATCCACCACCAAGGCCCAGCAGGGCCTGTACGAGTATGATGCGGTATCCCGCCTTCGTGATTCCCAGCTGGGCGATGAAAAGGTCAAGGACATCCGCAACTACATCGTCAAGGGCAAGCTCTGGGAGGCCTTCGAGGCCGATGAGCAGGTGGTGCTCCTGATCGATGAAATCGACAAGGCCGACATCGAGTTCCCGAACGATCTGCTGCTGGAACTCGACCGCATGGAGTTCTTCGTATACGAAACCCAGGAATTCGTGAAAGCGAAGAAACGCCCGATTGTGGTCATTACCAGTAACAACGAAAAGGAGCTGCCAGACGCCTTCCTGCGCCGGTGCTTCTTCCACTACATCAGCTTCCCGGACCACGACACCATGAAAGACATCGTGGATGTGCATTTCCCGGGCCTTCAGCAACAGGTTGTGCGTGATGCCCTCGAAGTGTTCTTTGACGTGCGCAAGGTGCCCGGGCTGAAGAAAAAGCCGTCCACCTCGGAGCTGATTGACTGGTTGAAACTGCTGATGGCCGATGAGCTGTCTGCCAAGGCGCTTCAGGAGAAGGACAGCAGTTCTGCACTGCCGCCTCTGTATGGCGCCCTGGTGAAGAACGAGCAAGACGTGCACCTGCTGCAGAAGCTGGCGTTCATGGCACGTCGCCGCAACTGA
- a CDS encoding vWA domain-containing protein produces MLIDFFLEVRRAKVPASLREFLDLLEAIQQRLAFADMEEFYYLARVCLVKDERHFDKFDRAFKAYFEGIENLDDLLEALIPDDWLRAEFEKHLTEEEKAKIESLGGLEELIDTFKKRMEEQNERHAGGNKWIGTGGTSPFGANGYNPEGFRIGQKNGRHGRAVKVWEKREYRDLDDSITLGLRNIKVALRRLRKFARQGAADQLDMDDTIRSTARNAGYLDLKMVPERHNAVKVLIFFDVGGSMDPHVKVCEELFSAARLEFKHMEYFYFHNFIYESVWKNNIRRMNETLSTWDILHKYTPDYKVIFVGDATMAPYEITHPGGSIEHWNEEAGATWFQRVSEHFRKVVWLNPLPESYWGSGGSLGITKQLVNNHMYPLTIEGLESAMKHLSK; encoded by the coding sequence ATGTTGATCGATTTTTTCCTCGAAGTGCGCCGGGCCAAGGTTCCGGCCAGTCTGCGAGAGTTCCTTGACCTGCTGGAAGCTATCCAGCAGCGCCTGGCGTTCGCAGACATGGAGGAGTTCTATTACCTGGCGCGGGTGTGCCTGGTGAAAGACGAAAGGCACTTCGACAAGTTTGACCGGGCCTTCAAGGCGTATTTTGAGGGCATCGAGAACCTGGACGATCTGCTCGAAGCCCTGATCCCTGACGACTGGCTAAGGGCCGAGTTCGAGAAGCACCTCACCGAAGAAGAGAAAGCCAAGATTGAGTCCCTGGGTGGCCTTGAGGAGTTGATTGATACCTTCAAGAAGCGCATGGAAGAGCAGAACGAGCGCCATGCCGGCGGCAATAAATGGATCGGCACCGGCGGTACTTCACCCTTTGGTGCCAATGGCTATAACCCTGAAGGCTTCCGGATTGGCCAGAAGAACGGCCGCCACGGCCGGGCCGTCAAAGTGTGGGAAAAACGGGAATACCGTGATCTCGACGACAGCATCACCCTGGGGCTGCGCAACATCAAGGTGGCCCTGCGCCGGTTGCGTAAATTCGCTCGACAGGGGGCGGCAGATCAACTGGATATGGATGACACCATCCGTTCCACCGCCCGCAACGCCGGCTACCTGGATCTGAAAATGGTGCCAGAGAGGCACAACGCGGTGAAGGTTCTGATCTTCTTCGACGTCGGCGGCTCCATGGACCCGCACGTCAAAGTATGTGAAGAGCTGTTCTCCGCCGCCAGGCTTGAGTTCAAGCACATGGAGTATTTCTACTTCCACAATTTTATCTATGAGAGTGTGTGGAAGAACAATATTCGCCGCATGAATGAGACCCTGAGCACCTGGGACATCCTGCACAAGTACACCCCGGACTATAAGGTTATCTTTGTTGGGGACGCCACCATGGCACCTTACGAGATTACCCATCCCGGTGGGTCTATCGAGCACTGGAATGAAGAAGCCGGCGCCACCTGGTTCCAGCGGGTGTCGGAGCATTTCCGCAAGGTGGTTTGGCTGAACCCGCTACCGGAAAGTTACTGGGGTAGCGGTGGTTCGCTGGGCATAACCAAGCAATTGGTCAATAATCATATGTACCCACTGACCATTGAGGGGCTTGAATCCGCCATGAAACACCTGAGCAAGTAG
- a CDS encoding AraC family transcriptional regulator → MMAALAFGSVSASSLDDEIDRLTADVTRHSASVHALEQRLLHPVDTRVSVFLTLGNRQALNLDSVELFINDQPVASHLYSATERTSLEQGGVQQLFVGNMADGNHQLKTVINARAANKRFVRREVVHRFDKRPGTLRLQMNLDARAPDYEPEVTFQEWK, encoded by the coding sequence ATGATGGCCGCACTGGCATTCGGCTCTGTTTCAGCTTCATCGCTGGACGATGAAATCGACCGCCTGACAGCGGACGTTACCCGTCATTCGGCATCGGTGCATGCCCTTGAGCAACGCTTGCTGCACCCGGTGGATACCCGTGTCTCGGTATTCCTGACCCTGGGGAACCGGCAGGCACTCAATCTTGATTCTGTTGAACTCTTTATCAACGATCAGCCCGTAGCATCCCATCTATACAGCGCCACGGAGCGAACGTCGTTGGAGCAGGGTGGGGTGCAGCAGCTATTCGTAGGCAATATGGCTGACGGCAACCACCAGCTGAAGACGGTGATCAACGCCCGCGCTGCCAACAAGCGCTTTGTCCGCCGTGAGGTGGTTCACCGGTTTGATAAACGTCCGGGTACTTTGCGGCTACAGATGAATCTCGATGCCCGGGCTCCGGACTACGAGCCGGAAGTCACGTTCCAGGAATGGAAGTAG